A part of Bacteroidia bacterium genomic DNA contains:
- a CDS encoding sodium/solute symporter (Members of the Solute:Sodium Symporter (SSS), TC 2.A.21 as described in tcdb.org, catalyze solute:Na+ symport. Known solutes for members of the family include sugars, amino acids, nucleosides, inositols, vitamins, urea or anions, depending on the system.) gives MKMAKISLLFALALLLAVRSLGQEVEKLTMVDLPDLPAAQEGMESLGYAGMLGGAHNDVIIAAGGANFPNGLPWEGGGKVWSEAIYILEGNQWRRSSTTLPMPLAYSASVATKDGIVCIGGENQKITSAKVLLLSYNPSAKEVEIAVYPDLPEPLAYTSAVVADDFVYVVGGKNAQKSTQSFYRLNLTEKRVWEKLPDFPGSPRAVHCLAVQETSTNKKLFVIGGRDQVAGKKSQPLTHYLSYDLKAQVWHDEGELLIDGKPRVLMGAFAESMGSMHLMVYGGSDEVLFDELENIAIQLEHETGDTIRKELESRRNAILNHHPGFSKDILAYNTITGKWFVYDTHPTPIPVTALAFKDKERFVIVSGEISPGIRTPKVRQFSIANAVHPFGILNYSVLALYLLISVSIGVYFSRKQNSTEDYFTGGGRIPWWASGLSVFGTLLSAITFMAIPAKAFVTDWSYFMLNMVAILITPVIAFLFIPFFNQLKIKTAYEYLEDRFNYLARAFGSLSFILFQLGRIGIVLLLPSLAISIVTGIPVAISILLMGVLCIIYTTFGGIEAVVWTDVMQVVVLLGGSILAFGWIVAHAQSSFGDMITYAVAHDKFNITNMEFDFTESTFWVVCIGGLASAMVTQGTDQTIVQRYLTSTNIKDSQKTLYTNAVLTLPATILFFSLGTLLFIFYTEIPGALSPAISNNDSIFPWYIVRELPVGVSGLLVAGIFSAAMSSISSSLNSVATAYCNDFHLHIKPDVSDARLLRIARIATIVTGVLGVLLALWMASSTIKSLWDQFYRYLGLFTGGLGGMFLLGMLTKKANATGTLMGLVASALLIWYISVYTEINFLMYAFFGVVSCFGFGYVFSLIFKDKEER, from the coding sequence ATGAAAATGGCAAAGATTTCATTATTGTTCGCCCTCGCACTTTTACTTGCTGTGCGTTCTTTGGGGCAGGAGGTTGAGAAACTCACTATGGTAGATTTGCCCGATCTCCCGGCAGCACAGGAAGGCATGGAGTCCCTGGGCTATGCAGGGATGCTGGGTGGCGCACATAATGATGTAATTATTGCCGCCGGAGGCGCGAATTTTCCCAATGGCTTACCCTGGGAAGGTGGTGGAAAAGTCTGGAGCGAAGCCATTTATATCCTGGAAGGAAACCAGTGGCGGCGATCTTCCACCACATTGCCTATGCCTCTGGCCTACTCAGCTTCAGTAGCTACAAAGGATGGTATTGTATGTATAGGGGGTGAAAATCAGAAGATTACCAGTGCCAAAGTTTTGCTTTTATCATATAATCCCTCGGCAAAAGAGGTTGAAATCGCCGTGTACCCTGATCTTCCGGAACCCTTGGCCTACACTTCAGCTGTAGTGGCAGATGATTTTGTATATGTAGTCGGGGGGAAAAATGCTCAAAAAAGCACGCAGTCGTTCTACCGGTTAAACCTGACAGAAAAACGGGTGTGGGAAAAATTACCAGATTTTCCCGGTTCTCCCAGAGCGGTTCACTGCCTCGCGGTGCAGGAAACGTCAACGAATAAAAAGCTGTTTGTCATCGGAGGAAGAGATCAGGTAGCCGGGAAAAAATCACAGCCACTTACCCACTATTTGTCTTACGACCTGAAAGCGCAGGTTTGGCATGACGAAGGGGAGTTGTTAATTGACGGAAAACCCAGAGTCCTGATGGGCGCTTTCGCAGAATCAATGGGCTCTATGCACCTCATGGTTTACGGTGGCTCAGATGAGGTATTGTTTGATGAACTGGAAAACATTGCCATTCAATTGGAGCATGAAACTGGCGATACCATTAGAAAAGAATTAGAGAGCAGAAGAAATGCTATTCTCAACCATCACCCCGGTTTCTCCAAAGATATTCTGGCCTATAATACGATTACCGGTAAATGGTTTGTTTATGATACCCACCCGACCCCCATACCGGTTACTGCGCTCGCTTTTAAGGATAAGGAGCGTTTTGTCATTGTTTCAGGGGAAATTTCTCCCGGAATCCGCACACCGAAGGTCCGGCAATTTTCAATTGCCAATGCCGTACATCCCTTTGGTATCCTCAATTATAGCGTCCTGGCACTTTACCTGTTGATCTCCGTATCGATCGGTGTCTATTTTTCCCGAAAACAAAATTCTACTGAAGACTATTTTACCGGTGGCGGCAGGATCCCCTGGTGGGCCTCAGGGTTAAGTGTTTTTGGTACTTTATTGAGCGCCATTACCTTTATGGCCATACCAGCCAAGGCTTTTGTTACAGATTGGTCGTACTTTATGCTCAATATGGTGGCTATCCTGATCACCCCGGTCATCGCTTTTCTCTTTATCCCATTTTTCAATCAACTGAAAATCAAAACTGCCTATGAATATTTAGAGGATCGGTTCAACTATCTGGCCCGTGCCTTTGGCAGTCTTTCATTTATTCTTTTTCAGTTGGGGCGAATAGGGATTGTCTTACTGCTGCCGTCTTTGGCTATTTCTATTGTAACAGGTATTCCCGTAGCGATCAGCATTCTGCTTATGGGGGTTCTCTGTATCATCTACACGACTTTTGGCGGGATAGAAGCGGTTGTATGGACAGATGTCATGCAGGTTGTGGTTCTTTTGGGTGGAAGTATTTTGGCTTTTGGCTGGATTGTCGCGCATGCCCAATCGTCTTTTGGCGATATGATCACTTATGCTGTCGCGCATGACAAGTTTAACATAACCAATATGGAGTTTGATTTTACAGAGTCAACCTTTTGGGTCGTATGCATTGGAGGGTTGGCCTCCGCAATGGTAACGCAGGGCACAGATCAAACCATTGTACAGCGTTATCTGACCAGCACAAATATCAAGGACTCACAAAAGACATTGTACACAAACGCCGTGCTTACGCTGCCCGCAACTATCCTGTTTTTTAGTCTGGGAACCCTGCTGTTTATTTTTTATACCGAAATACCCGGAGCACTTTCCCCCGCCATCTCCAACAACGACTCGATTTTCCCCTGGTATATTGTCAGAGAGCTTCCGGTTGGCGTTTCTGGTCTTTTGGTGGCAGGTATCTTCTCCGCAGCCATGTCCAGCATTAGCAGCAGTCTGAATTCTGTTGCGACCGCCTATTGCAATGATTTTCATTTGCATATAAAGCCAGATGTCTCTGATGCCCGCCTGTTGCGGATAGCGAGGATCGCAACCATCGTAACCGGGGTATTGGGGGTATTGCTGGCACTTTGGATGGCGAGTTCGACAATAAAGTCGTTGTGGGACCAGTTTTACCGCTATTTAGGTCTTTTTACCGGCGGCCTTGGGGGGATGTTTTTATTGGGAATGCTTACGAAAAAAGCCAATGCTACAGGCACTTTAATGGGGCTCGTAGCCAGTGCTTTGCTCATATGGTATATCAGCGTTTATACCGAGATCAACTTTTTGATGTACGCCTTTTTTGGGGTAGTGTCGTGTTTTGGTTTCGGCTACGTATTCAGTCTGATTTTTAAGGATAAAGAAGAACGATAA